The following proteins are co-located in the Myroides profundi genome:
- a CDS encoding M12 family metallopeptidase encodes MKLHHKILLGSFISVALVSCNTNDNDTPANDSSKGLKELRAVPKADIVSGFEGAKVCKDVYPKGTDPRGAVVRSTKWPNGSVITVGLYGGTPYVRSKVKQYAQEWSNYANITFNFVESGTPQIRVTFTQGAGSYSYLGTQALSIPSNEETMNFGWFDDSTSDAEFSRTVIHEFGHALGMIHEHQHPLTNIPWDKNKVYAYYAGYPNYWSKKDVDNNLFATYSTTQTQYSAYDTQSIMHYSISSALTTNGFSVGNNSVLSATDKQFIATVYPRN; translated from the coding sequence ATGAAATTACACCACAAGATCCTTTTAGGATCATTCATCTCAGTAGCTTTGGTATCATGTAACACAAATGACAATGATACACCAGCAAATGATAGTAGTAAGGGGTTAAAAGAATTAAGAGCAGTGCCTAAAGCAGATATTGTTTCAGGATTTGAAGGTGCGAAAGTCTGTAAGGATGTTTATCCAAAAGGAACTGATCCAAGAGGGGCTGTTGTCAGAAGTACAAAGTGGCCTAATGGAAGTGTTATTACTGTAGGGTTATATGGAGGAACTCCTTATGTTCGCAGTAAGGTTAAGCAATACGCTCAAGAATGGTCTAACTATGCCAATATCACTTTTAATTTTGTAGAAAGCGGCACTCCTCAGATTAGAGTTACTTTTACTCAAGGAGCTGGATCATATTCTTATTTAGGAACACAAGCCCTTAGTATTCCTTCTAATGAAGAAACGATGAACTTTGGTTGGTTTGATGATTCAACTAGCGATGCAGAGTTCAGCAGAACAGTTATCCATGAGTTTGGTCATGCGCTAGGAATGATACACGAGCACCAACATCCTTTAACGAATATTCCATGGGATAAAAATAAAGTGTATGCTTATTACGCTGGTTATCCGAACTATTGGAGTAAAAAAGATGTGGATAACAATCTTTTTGCAACTTATTCAACTACGCAAACTCAGTATAGCGCTTATGATACACAGTCAATTATGCATTATAGCATAAGCAGTGCTCTTACAACAAATGGATTTAGCGTAGGAAATAACTCTGTTTTATCAGCAACAGATAAACAGTTTATTGCAACAGTTTATCCAAGAAACTAA
- a CDS encoding response regulator: MTILLADDHFMTLEGYISILNDESNTYIKAQNCEELYSQILCLDQLDVAIIDYDMPIYKERNISSGLDCTSMIKERFPYCNIILITAHEEAFILYGIYRNKTIDALIVKSDFSAKTLQDLILNNKGSEPFYSPIAKESIKKVIAKNTLLDPKNREILMYLSHGYKITQLESFVFLSVSAIQKRISKMLHEFNVTDYQELIQIIKQNQLL; encoded by the coding sequence ATGACTATATTACTTGCCGATGATCATTTCATGACTTTAGAAGGATATATTTCTATTTTAAACGATGAATCTAATACTTACATTAAAGCCCAAAACTGTGAAGAACTTTATAGTCAGATACTTTGTTTAGATCAGCTTGACGTAGCTATTATAGATTATGATATGCCTATATATAAGGAGCGAAATATATCGTCAGGTTTAGATTGTACCTCCATGATTAAAGAGCGTTTTCCTTATTGTAATATTATTTTAATAACTGCACATGAGGAAGCCTTTATTCTTTATGGTATTTACCGTAATAAAACGATAGATGCACTGATTGTAAAATCAGATTTTTCTGCCAAGACTTTACAGGATTTGATTCTTAACAATAAGGGATCAGAACCTTTCTATAGCCCTATTGCTAAGGAGTCTATAAAAAAAGTAATTGCTAAGAATACACTTCTAGATCCTAAGAACAGAGAGATTTTAATGTATTTATCTCATGGGTATAAAATTACTCAACTAGAGAGTTTTGTCTTTTTAAGTGTAAGCGCTATACAAAAGCGGATAAGTAAAATGCTACATGAGTTTAATGTAACAGATTATCAGGAATTAATTCAAATCATAAAACAGAACCAGTTGCTCTAG